The nucleotide window CCGCGGTTCTcccttcttcaaccaccTCGGCATGGTGGCCGATGGAATCATGCTCCTCGCTTGGATCACTGTTCAGTCTAGGCCTGACAAGCTCATTGATGAAAGCCTGTCATCTGCCGAATACCTGGGCAACAGAGTCATGCAGGCAAACAAAAACACTGATCCCCAGCATACAGAATGGGTCAAGACCTTCTACCAGATCTTCAAAGACTTGTCGGAATATGCCAAGGATTACTACAACAACGGCATTGTGTGGAACCCTAACGGCAAGCCTTACAAGGAGGTCGTCCAGTGTCTTGAATCCGGCAGCGCTCCCTCGGCACCTGCCGCGTCTCCAGCCCCGTCCGGaggagctcctcctccgccacctcctcctcctggacCTCCTCCGGTACTCAAGATTAATGAGCAGAAGGCGGAACCGGCCCAACCGGGTGGTTTCAGTTCCGTCATGTCTGAGCTCAACAAGGGCGAAGCAGTTACAAAGGGTCTCAAGAAGGTCGACAAGTCGCAGATGACACACAAGAACCCTTCCCTCAGGGCAGGATCAACCGTTCCCGACGGACCAGCGGCACGGTCCAAGAGCCCTGCGCCGCCTGGAACCAAGCCGCCCAAGCCTGAGAGTATGCGTGCGAAGAAACCTGCAAAGAAGGCTCTCGAGGGCAACAAGTGGATTATTGTAAGTTCTCCAGCCGGACATTGTGGTGTAAATTCAAGGTTTTTGACAGTGCTTTAGGAAAACTACGATGCTGCCGCTGGCAACGTTGAGATCGAGGCCTCCATTTCCCAGTCCATCCTCATCAGCAGGTGTAATGaagtcgtcatcgtcgtcaaggGCAAGGCCAACGCTGTCAACATTGACAACTGCGACAAGGTGTCGCTTATTGTGGACACTCTTGTTTCTACTGTCGACGTTGTCAGGTCCAAGAACTTCCAGCTCCAAGTCAACGAGACGATCCCCACTGTGCTTTTGGATCAAGTCGAGCAAGCCACAATCTGGCTGAGCAAGGAGAGCATCTCGACAAGGGTGTTCCAGAGCAAGACGGACAACGTCAATATCATGGTTGTGGACGAGAACGACGACTCCAAGgagcttcctcttccttcccaaATCTGCTCGTATTACGatcccgagaagaaggagcttaTCAGCGAGATCGTTTCTCACTGTGGTTAATTCATATTTGGTCGCTGCTTCGTCGAGATTGTCGGAAAAAGTGAGTAGCTTGATGCGAGGTGGCGTTTGGTTCTGATCGTGAGCGTTGTTGTCACATATTCTCCAATTTACATAATAGCACGCCTTGATTTGAATATTCGTGGATGGCATGTTCTGAAGCGGGCGTGAAATCATCTTCAATCCCGCAGGTATGCCAACTCGACAGTACCCATCATCATTTTCAAGAACCATATCATCTCATGACGTTCCTATTTCAATTGAAAAAAACGCCGAACACCTTTGCCTATCAATGACAAAACTTGGCTGTTTATGGCATGTCTCTCTGTCTAGACCATTTCCGCCGTAGTACTTTTCTCATCCATATCTATGACCCACCTAAAATCATCTCTACCTGTTTCCTAGACACAGCATCAATTCGGTTTTTTAACCTTTCCAGTCCACCAGACTAGATTTTGTACACTAGCTGACCATCGGTATACCTATCATCAAACAGCGTTAGCATCATTCCTCGACATCATCACACCTCACAATATCAAGCGAAGGGTAACTCACATCAACTGATTCCGTTCCGTCATCTCCCTCAACGCCTGCagcgcctcctccttctcaaacTTTTGTTCACCGCCTCTCCTGCCTCCGGGAATCTTCTCATTAACAGCCTTGATCAGCTCATCCACATCCGCAGCGTCGTCCTCGAAAAGTCCCGAGTTCAACAACGGACCGAGCGCCCGACGGAAAACGTCAAGACGGTGCTCGCTTATTGGTGCTGgctcctcatcttcttcttcctcttcttcctcctcttcctcttcttggttTTCTGGGGCGGCTTCGCCGTCAACGTCcatttcttcgtcttcgtcttcgtcgacGTTGAGGTTGGCGGCTCCGGAGGCgagttcttcttcgtcgtcttgGTTCTGAGCGGTGCGACGAGATGATCGTTGGGAGCGAGTGGAGCGAAGTTGCGAGGCGGGAAGGGAAGAGGCGAAGGATGGTTGTGAGTCGCCGGTTGTGCGAGCAGATCTTGTTGAGCGGCGCGGGGTGGCGTCGTAgatgtcttcttcctcttcttctgctccttgggtttcttcttcctctctggGAGTGCCGTTGGCGTTTgctgcggaggaggaggaagcgcCATTGGCGGGAGTGCGTCGGCTGGCGCGTTGGGAAGCGCGGGAAGCGCGAGAAGCTCTGGCAGCGCTGGAGCGGGCTGTGGTGGTTTGAGTTGccacgtcgtcgtcatcgtcatcagaGTCGTCAGAGTCGGAGGACATgccatcctcgccctcggcGGGTCGGGTCTTTCTGCGCTTCTTGCGCGACTCGTCCTGGACCACCTCCTTGAAAAGGGCAAAGCGGAGGATGGactcggcagcggcggcgtcACGCTCCTCGACGCGGTTGGACAGGCGTGCCTTGGCGTGGGCGGTGGCCAGACGGATGAGCGTCTCGAGCGTACGGACCGTCATGGGCGACGTCTTGCGCTGGTTGCCCTCCATGTCGTCGTTGCGCAGGCCCACGTAGATGTCAGCAATGCGGTCGGAAGCCTCCTGCGTCAGTACCGGCTTGATGCGCGTTTTGGCGTATTGAATATACTTCTTCATGAAGGGGATACTGAGGATCTCGGGCTTCTTGTTGGCAGACCCGCGGCCGCTGGGCACCTTGATTCCGGCATGCAGCATGGCGTCGTACTTCTCCCACATCTCGGTGGGCTTTTGGGACTCGGATTGCCCGTTGAGGGCGACGTTGAGGGCCTGACCGGCGTTCTCGCGCACAGGAGCACCCTCCTCGGTGCCGGGTTGGCGGTAGCGGTGCATGCGAAGGACGTGCTCGGATACCTGTCGGTCACGGGTGTCCTCGATGTCGTCGGTGACTACGAAGAGAAGATCGAAACGCGACAGGAGGGAGTCGGGCAAGGCGATGTTCTTGTGAGGATCCTTGTGGGTGTCGTACTGTCCAAAGATAGGGTTGGCCGCGGCGATAACACTGCAACGGGCGTTAAGGGAGGTGTGAATACCGGCCTTGGCAATGGTAACAGTTTGCTGTTCCATGACTTCGTGGATGGCAACACGATCGATGTCTGACATCTTGTCGAACTCATCAATACAGACGACGCCACGGTCAGCCATAACCATGGCACCAGCCTCCAGACGACGCTCGCCAGTCTCCTTATCGGATGTGACAGCAGCAGTCAAACCAACACCGGAAGAACCACGACCAGTCGTGGCAATAGCCAATGGAGCAGTGTTGAGGACGAAACGAAGGAGCTGCGACTTGGCGGTGGAAGGATCACCGACCATCAGGATGTTGATGTCACCTCTCAAATGTGTACCGTTCTCCAGGTTCTTCTCCATGCCGCCCAGCAGCATAAGCAGGATAGCCTTCTTGATGTAGTCATGTCCGTAGATACTGGGAGCCAGTGACTGTGAAAGCAACTCGAAAACTTTTGGCTTCTTGGAAATCTTGTTGATATTGCGAATATCGGTGTCGGTAATGGTAGCTGTagccacaccaccacccgacTTGGAGGACAGCAGGACGATGTTGTTGGCCAGAATGACCGTCTTGAACAGGGCGCTATTGTGGTTTGTGTTTCTGTTACCCAACGTCCGGAAAATACCGACGAGCTGGATACGGTCGCCAGGCTTGACGCGGTCTACCAGGTCATCGTCGAGAATCACATCGACGCCTCGGGGCAGCTGACCAGCAGGTGCCCTCTCCGGCATTTCCTGGATGGAAATGGTCTGGTGATCGCGGTAGGTCGAAAAGCCGTATTCGGTCTCGAGCGGGTtgccctcctcgtcttcgcgCGGGTAGACGCTGTTGGTGACAATGCCGTTCGTCATGGTCTGGTCGCGGTACTCGCGGTAGTGGAATGTCTTCTTGGCTTcgctgtagtgtacactctTGACAACCTTGGGGCGGATCAGGGACGTCCTTGTTACGATGCCCTCGATCGAGACCATATTGTTGAGGTGTTGGGAGGACAGTGTCCTGGGGTTGCAGGTGTGTAGACCAAAGCTGCCAGCCCAGGCACAATAGTATAAGACGTCGGGGTCTATTTGATCGGGGCGGGCCTGGGGGACGGTGCTGACGATAGTCTTGAGCGCATGGTTGAAGGCGAGGGTCCAGTTGAAGGGATCGGTAAGTAGACCCTCGGCTACCTCAGAGCTGTGATCGCGGACATGATCGATATTGACGACGAGTCTCCTCTGGTTCTTCTGGAGCATCAACACAATGTCTGGTCTGTAGCTTCGCTGGTGCTGGTCATCTGTAGATAAGGTTCGCCATTAGTTTCGTTCCATGCTTCGGTCGTGAACAAAGGGCCAGCATCAGCTTCAAGCTTCGACGTACGAGGATCGAGGAACTCCTGGGCCTGGCGCACACGGTCGCGTACGGCCTCGTCGCGGAGGGCGTTGTAATCCATCTTGAAGGTATTAATCCAAAGAACAACTCTTCAAGCCAGTGTCACAGACGGGAAACAAAGGTAACACGGGTTCGGACGCGGAGTAAGGCTAGTCGTTGTGGCCTCCGTTCTTGTCGTCCAAAAAGATTGCTGGAGAAGAATGAAAGAGTCGCCGATGTTTTGTTTTGGCGCATGCGCTTCACCTTGCGGAGCCGCCATGGAAAAGTGACAAAACGAAACGATACGATTTTAAGTGGAAAACGCGTCGACGACACGCGAGTCGCGCTAAACCCCTTGCTTCAGGCAGGGGGCTTAATTGATACAAGCGGGGCTGTACCTGATACCGTCATTACCCATAATTGCCATCAAGAAGCGTGTAATTTCCAGTATCTAACCACCTACACCAGACCTCGGCCCTCCAGACTTCCACTCAGTGTAGTTTCCAGGTTACATTTACTATCGATAACAAAACTTCCACGAAGATTGTACATACATTCCAGGTCAATTTGCACATGCTTGATCTCTTCTAACTTGTACCTCTCGGCCTTTTCAACTTGACCAGCGTCCATGTCTGGCTCGACAGTGTCTTCAAGACCTCGGTACTCCGCATGGCCTTTGATCCTCAGCGAGCAAGCCCACGTTGTGTTGCCCCGAAAacgagaagagaaagaacaacaacctcaaggcgGCCGAAACCTCAGTAGTGTTGTTGGTCACTAGCGTGTGTACCTCACATACATGTGTGCCTCCCAGCCTTTAAATTACAAGTTCATACTTCGTAGTTGTGCTATGCTTCGTGTTAGCAGTTGAAGTATGACCATAGGACAACATCTGTTGGGTCCTGTTAAGTGGACGACATGGGTGAAACAAAGTGATTGTTACCAAAGTGTAAAATGGAAAGAAGCCACGAGTGTCTAAAAGTTACTCGATCCACTCTTTGGAGTCTCTAACCCATAAGCCAACGCAGGGCTTTCGCAGCTTCACTGGTACCAATGTTACTTATGAGCCTAAGCGCCCAAGTACTCGAGCAAAACCGACCCCAGTCGGGTGATGATTCTCGACGGCTCCAAGCGCGAGCCAGAGTGTGCCATCCTGAGCTCCCCATGATCATTGTCTCCCCTGCTGCGTCGTTCACATGCTACATCAACTTTCAACGGTCCGATAGACGTTGCTCCTAGCCGGCGATTACTGCCCCACATCCGTTCTTCTCACGGCAGTCAGGTTTGAGGTTCCGCTCAACAACTGCAACGGCTGAATACATCCTTTGGTTCCTTGATTTTCCCGTGGTTTTCGTACCCGACTAGAGCCCATCACCATCGGGATCCCATCGGGATCCTACCGTGAAATGTGTTGTGTTTGTTGTTTCGACTTCCCGACTGTTCACTTGAGCCGTCATTGCCCGCTTGCAGACATGGCTATGGCAAGTTACATATGGTCATCAACTTTATGCCGTTTGCCATTAGCCTCATACAGCATCAACTCTCTCCTGCGGTTCTGGTCGTACGATTTCTTCGAAGGCGGGACGAAAACCACCCTTATCGTCAACGAGCTGTGCTGTTGTGGTCCATGTCGTACAGCTCCATCATGTAGACACGGTAATCGGTTCCCGGTAGACTGGATCGTCTTTCGGGATGACGCGGTTCGTTACAGTAGTGTGCTGTGACTGCAGCCGTAAACGGGAATGGGCCTCATACTTTGGTGAGGCGCCGTGAGAAGGACTGACACAAGCCCAGCGGGTCCTCCAATCGAATTGTCGGGTGGCTCCGGTTGCTTCCCGGCCTTTGTAGCCGTCTGATCCTCTGTTGAGCCCGGAACAGGTCTGGCTTGAGGTTCCCGTCTCATGCCGAACAGTCATTGTGAGAAGGAGCGGTAAGCGGCGGTTTATCTTGTCTGCATGAGCAAGTCACCATCCGGAGCTACGCACGGGATGACTTTCACCCGCTGTACCCTTCAAAGAATGGTCGAGAATCAATGGTTTCGCTCTTTCGAGGTGATAGATGTGTCGTGATGTCTCCTGCTATGTAGTCAGCAAATATTTCCAAGTCAAACGCAACAGTGTTCTCGACCCGATCTTGAAGTTCGTAATAGCCAAGAAATAGATCTTGGTCACTCCAGCAACAATGCCTAGTTCCAGagaaattttttttttttttttttttttttttttttttttttttttttttttttttttttggggggccCGGGTTCGCATCTGGATAATGCACCAGGACAGAACAAGACGGTATCGCGAGCCTTGCGAAAAGGAACGAAAGATCTTGAGAGTGCAAAAGCATCCGCAAGCCTTGAAAACAGAGCCCAATGTTTCAATTGCATATGCTGGTATCGTGCAAAGTTAGACGAGGAGGCTGAAGTAAGACAAACCACGATCCGGCACCTAGTGTCCTATGATATCGAGTAGCCTTGTTACACAAGGGTGCAAGCTTAGATGGCTTCAACAACGCCTCCGACGAATGACAGCCTAGGCACATAGCCGTGGTATCGGCACTGGCGGTCACACCACCAAGCGAGCGGCCTCGTCGCACAACTGAGGTACCTCGAAGGGGAAGGTCGCTGCCTGACTACCGTTAATGCAAGGCACAACCCACGAGGACGAGGGCTGTGAAGAACGGCAGTGTTCGAAATTGGGGACGGAGTCGATTTTCCAACAGCCACTGGACCCCACAAGACCATGTCTATCCGTTCAGTGATCATTGGTTTCATGGCCGATTTCGCTTTGGTGAGGGTAGTGG belongs to Neurospora crassa OR74A linkage group IV, whole genome shotgun sequence and includes:
- a CDS encoding adenylyl cyclase-associated protein, yielding MATNNMHNLVTLIKRLEAATLRLEDMASSTIPPIGSQAVIEPASSAPSAPASTAVSTPAPAAAVPIPESVEKFDDFLNQTVQKYVKTSNLIGGLVAEQAASVLKGFAETRKFLLAASQSKKLDMNSVDFQEAIKPISEAIQATQEIKDKNRGSPFFNHLGMVADGIMLLAWITVQSRPDKLIDESLSSAEYLGNRVMQANKNTDPQHTEWVKTFYQIFKDLSEYAKDYYNNGIVWNPNGKPYKEVVQCLESGSAPSAPAASPAPSGGAPPPPPPPPGPPPVLKINEQKAEPAQPGGFSSVMSELNKGEAVTKGLKKVDKSQMTHKNPSLRAGSTVPDGPAARSKSPAPPGTKPPKPESMRAKKPAKKALEGNKWIIENYDAAAGNVEIEASISQSILISRCNEVVIVVKGKANAVNIDNCDKVSLIVDTLVSTVDVVRSKNFQLQVNETIPTVLLDQVEQATIWLSKESISTRVFQSKTDNVNIMVVDENDDSKELPLPSQICSYYDPEKKELISEIVSHCG
- a CDS encoding DNA replication licensing factor mcm3, whose protein sequence is MDYNALRDEAVRDRVRQAQEFLDPHDQHQRSYRPDIVLMLQKNQRRLVVNIDHVRDHSSEVAEGLLTDPFNWTLAFNHALKTIVSTVPQARPDQIDPDVLYYCAWAGSFGLHTCNPRTLSSQHLNNMVSIEGIVTRTSLIRPKVVKSVHYSEAKKTFHYREYRDQTMTNGIVTNSVYPREDEEGNPLETEYGFSTYRDHQTISIQEMPERAPAGQLPRGVDVILDDDLVDRVKPGDRIQLVGIFRTLGNRNTNHNSALFKTVILANNIVLLSSKSGGGVATATITDTDIRNINKISKKPKVFELLSQSLAPSIYGHDYIKKAILLMLLGGMEKNLENGTHLRGDINILMVGDPSTAKSQLLRFVLNTAPLAIATTGRGSSGVGLTAAVTSDKETGERRLEAGAMVMADRGVVCIDEFDKMSDIDRVAIHEVMEQQTVTIAKAGIHTSLNARCSVIAAANPIFGQYDTHKDPHKNIALPDSLLSRFDLLFVVTDDIEDTRDRQVSEHVLRMHRYRQPGTEEGAPVRENAGQALNVALNGQSESQKPTEMWEKYDAMLHAGIKVPSGRGSANKKPEILSIPFMKKYIQYAKTRIKPVLTQEASDRIADIYVGLRNDDMEGNQRKTSPMTVRTLETLIRLATAHAKARLSNRVEERDAAAAESILRFALFKEVVQDESRKKRRKTRPAEGEDGMSSDSDDSDDDDDDVATQTTTARSSAARASRASRASQRASRRTPANGASSSSAANANGTPREEEETQGAEEEEEDIYDATPRRSTRSARTTGDSQPSFASSLPASQLRSTRSQRSSRRTAQNQDDEEELASGAANLNVDEDEDEEMDVDGEAAPENQEEEEEEEEEEEDEEPAPISEHRLDVFRRALGPLLNSGLFEDDAADVDELIKAVNEKIPGGRRGGEQKFEKEEALQALREMTERNQLMYTDGQLVYKI